One segment of Fusarium oxysporum f. sp. lycopersici 4287 chromosome 7, whole genome shotgun sequence DNA contains the following:
- a CDS encoding hypothetical protein (At least one base has a quality score < 10) — protein sequence MSKGDSSDSGAPAPLDMAAVKQALSSSSTAVRITQLRTIEDKLAQKSLDSASITRLLQLLFGTYAFYADRQSRLSVQKCLIALISSGVDSKTIAPLIAALRKESQKPGIAPTNAFVLVEWCSLFMQHLDASQWDQFATDIILADADALEKCHQPVSRKSVTHSAIIVTRRGLRKLFSSNELSKKRLSASVDVLTAKGAQSTSRNAVLLGVIAGVSARKDHLRPILDSLKSKYYDFFAREIIGSRTSVPEHLVLGLGDFFTSFATLEEISKELIPALEKGLLRAPEVILGGVITPLVRCLPDNFDLSKILEQNLLKPLLSNAKSTNAAIRAGSLDAFSALVNKSGDTASLEKVINEVATPLKSGKLASPDHRVLHAQMLQTAPLSKASAEQVANAVAVIAAKEGNESALAAETSALAKAVSFLLTNDAEVPKSVLESVTKGLTEKKIPSRKYWLLRVGGILQSINEAQSVSSAMAAFVDAVIPKVITTFTEVTSNAASAAQNGLIVGAYILTAVSTHIQRLLPGSAADLSMAKASVTKQSLSLDPKSSFLLSPRIYSKVTADEDLKWFSRALNSIFQGLDKGADNQVALAWSEAIIHLVTAQSVPATVQQETSKTLSNLYVRSPKLVSSFIIAGLWDYLKHSGSPDKEPSSGAHNLIQVVKAICLTPSDIEKSGETINTEDLETQANNLLVLARSELIPRANWIDLCLRMELDPGNLVKKYQDELVTEIENQTSFSQKVDAIKKAAYNAAADLAFVAPETIIPRLLETLSRDLNAEQLHDIGPVEAAIFRTPEGTVFVDVLAKKSQQVLDKNKKDYDILKWEEELRSQLEKKKGQQKKLTPEENAKVNAQLKKESLIRQSITEIEARLLRGIGIIRSLATGPPTDAAQWLGTAVSLLIGIMDAGATMITGDAAPLAYITCAEKVTERLGSMRPFVGVAALRLRGVSLAENYQEEAVEDLVTRVLYRLRFAGEQRPFDSVSLIYALPLVLELLRKGGVGDSPDDADAQLVLAIEFLSYHTDVCSDEAVPRAELLSVLITSMQAYAQHYKLLRDCFADMCRCIAPNMDREEMVILAKGALVPETRVRSTVLQSISAEVDMSELGYSDEIWIAAHDDEEENQDLGREIWEESGFEVTPEVPLKMLPFLESKDGQLRRAAARSLAEAASLHNESLDAVLDQLKTTYVELAKPRVQQLDEFGMPKKMDLSDPWEGRQGIATAFKEIAPVFKVDQLDPFFDFLIDAGPLGDKNDAVRGEMLDASITAIEIHGKGILDDLMSKFEQTLEQPDKNSDAADRVNEAVIIMYGALARHLSPGDPKIPIVIDRLMATLSTPSETVQYAIAECLPPLIRACPDQSSKYFGQIMEQLLTSKKYAVQRGSAYGLAGLVMGRGIAALREYRVLSALTDAMENKKEANQREAALLAYELLSTMLGRVFEPYVIQIVPQLLTGFGDANANVREACLAAAKSCFAKLSSYGVKRIMPTLLDGLEEQQWRSKKGACDLLGAMAYLDPQQLANSLPDIIPPLTGVLNDSHKEVRAAANRSLKRFGEVINNPEIKSLVDIILKALSDPTKYTDEALDSLIKVQFVHYLDAPSLALVTRILQRGLGDRSNTKRKAAQVIGSLAHLTEKKDVVMHLPVLVAGLKIAIVDPVPTTRATASRALGSLVEKLGEDTLPDLIPGLMQTLKSDTGAGDRLGSAQALSEVLAGLGTTRLEETLPTILQNVESSKPAVREGFMSLFIFLPVCFGNSFSNYLGRIVPPILAGLADDVESIRETALRAGRLLVKNFAARAVDLLLPELERGLADDSYRIRLSSVELVGDLLFNLTGIKAGTEAEDIEEDENIKEAGASLKETLGEEKRNKILSALYVCRCDTAGAVRSAAIAVWKVLVHSPRTLKELVPTLTQLLIRRLGSSNMEHKVIASNALGELIRKAGDSVLSSLLPTLEEGLQTSTDVDAKQGICFALRELISSASPEALEDHEKTLISVVRTALTDSDENVREAAAEAFDSLQQIFGKRAVDQVLPFLLNLLRSEGEADNALQALLTLLTETTRSNIILPNLIPTLTTPPISAFDAKALASLSKVAGPAMNRRLPNIINSLMDNEINCDDDGLREELATSFDTVVQSIDEYDGLNTVMNVLLQLLKHEDHRRRAATARHLGNFFAAASVDYSRYNQDIIRSLLNSFDDRDADVVKAAWMALSAFTKKLRKEEMESLVISTRQTLQRIGVAGANLRGFELPKGINAILPIFLQGLMNGTADQRVQAALGISDIVDRTSEASLKPFVTQITGPLIRVVSERATEVKSAILLTLNNLLDKMPAALKPFLPQLQRTFAKSLADPSSETLRTRAAKALGTLIKYTPRIDPLIAELVTGSKTADPGVKTAMLKALYEVISKAGANMGEASRASVLSLIDMDTDERDETMTITNAKLLGALIKNVPEEAAHGLLKNRVATSHFTHSSVLALNSVLVESPDALLQSPLADDLPDLLCQGVTNKNVFVADNCILATGKYLLSDSPKTFETTKGIFEALASVIQPGNATDSRRLALVVVRTVSRNDMEMVRPHIALLAQPIFASVRDPVIPVKLAAEAAFVELFNVADEESRIFDKFMAGPGADLPANTKRSMGDYFKRVAMRLGSQARERREAEGGQGGLGLSNDEAEDEKEIWSVGKVDVGSEAFS from the exons ATGTCTAAGGGCGACTCATCCGATTCTGGCGCTCCGGCCCCTCTTGACATGGCCGCCGTTAAACAGGCTCtgtcctcatcctcgaccGCTGTTCGAATCACTCAGTTGCGCACAATCGAAGACAAATTGGCCCAGAAAT CCCTTGACAGCGCCTCAATTACACGTCTCCTCCAACTCCTTTTCGGAACATATGCCTTTTACGCAGATAGGCAGTCCCGGTTGTCTGTGCAGAAGTGCCTGATTGCGCTCATTTCCTCTGGTGTCGATTCCAAGACAATCGCCCCGCTCATTGCTGCCTTGCGCAAGGAAAGCCAGAAACCTGGCATTGCTCCTACCAATGCATTCGTTCTCGTCGAATGGTGCAGTTTGTTTATGCAGCATCTCGATGCCTCGCAGTGGGACCAGTTTGCTACCGATATTATCCTAGCAGACGCGGATGCTTTGGAAAAGTGCCACCAACCCGTTTCCAGGAAGTCAGTCACTCACTCCGCCATCATTGTTACAAGGAGGGGTTTGCGGAAACTCTTCTCTTCGAATGAACTGAGTAAAAAACGGCTTTCTGCTTCTGTTGATGTCCTGACTGCGAAGGGGGCTCAGTCGACCTCTAGGAATGCTGTCTTGCTTGGTGTCATCGCTGGCGTATCCGCTAGGAAGGATCACTTGCGACCTATTCTCGATTCTCTCAAATCCAAATATTACGATTTCTTTGCGAGAGAGATAATTGGCTCTCGTACCAGTGTTCCAGAGCATCTAGTGCTTGGACTCGGTGACTTCTTCACTTCGTTCGCCACACTTGAAGAAATATCTAAAGAGCTGATCCCTGCTCTCGAGAAGGGTCTTCTGCGTGCCCCTGAGGTTATTCTTGGTGGAGTTATCACGCCTCTTGTTCGTTGTCTCCCTGACAACTTTGATCTttccaagatccttgagcAGAATCTGCTCAAGCCCCTTTTGTCAAATGCAAAATCTACCAATGCAGCTATTCGTGCTGGCTCTTTAGATGCGTTCAGCGCCCTGGTCAACAAGTCTGGCGACACTGCGTCTTTGGAAAAAGTCATCAACGAGGTTGCGACACCCCTGAAATCCGGTAAACTTGCATCTCCTGACCACCGTGTACTGCATGCGCAAATGCTTCAGACTGCACCTCTTTCAAAAGCAAGTGCCGAGCAAGTCGCAAACGCAGTTGCAGTCATCGCTGCCAAAGAAGGGAATGAGAGTGCTTTAGCTGCGGAGACTTCAGCCTTAGCAAAAGCGGTTTCTTTCTTATTGACCAACGATGCTGAGGTCCCCAAAAGTGTGCTGGAATCCGTTACTAAGGGCCTTACTGAAAAGAAAATTCCTTCTCGGAAGTACTGGTTGCTCCGTGTCGGTGGTATCTTGCAATCCATCAATGAAGCGCAATCAGTGTCTTCGGCAATGGCTGCTTTTGTGGACGCAGTGATACCAAAAGTCATTACCACTTTCACAGAGGTGACATCCAATGCAGCTAGTGCTGCTCAGAACGGCCTTATTGTTGGTGCCTACATTCTGACGGCTGTAAGCACACATATTCAGCGCTTGCTTCCTGGTTCTGCAGCCGATTTAAGCATGGCAAAAGCATCGGTTACCAAGCAATCGTTATCCTTGGATCCCAAGTCATCCTTCCTCCTCAGTCCTCGAATCTACTCTAAGGTCACAGCCGATGAGGATCTTAAGTGGTTTTCACGTGCTTTGAACTCTATCTTTCAAGGTCTTGACAAGGGGGCTGATAATCAGGTTGCCCTCGCTTGGTCTGAAGCAATTATTCACCTAGTTACCGCTCAGAGCGTACCGGCAACTGTTCAGCAGGAGACCTCCAAGACCCTTTCCAATCTGTACGTTCGTAGTCCAAAACTGGTATCAAGTTTCATTATTGCCGGCCTTTGGGATTATTTGAAGCACTCTGGATCTCCTGATAAGGAACCATCATCAGGTGCTCACAACCTGATCCAGGTTGTGAAGGCTATCTGTTTGACCCCTAGTGACATCGAAAAGTCCGGGGAAACCATCAACACGGAGGATCTCGAGACACAGGCAAACAATCTCCTTGTTCTGGCGCGCTCAGAGCTGATCCCTAGGGCAAACTGGATCGATTTGTGCCTCAGAATGGAACTGGACCCTGGCAATCTGGTCAAGAAGTACCAAGATGAGCTTGTGACAGAAATAGAGAATCAAACATCGTTCTCCCAGAAG GTTGACGCCATCAAGAAAGCTGCGTACAACGCAGCTGCTGACTTAGCTTTTGTTGCTCCCGAAACCATTATTCCACGCCTGCTGGAGACCCTCAGCCGCGATCTCAACGCCGAGCAACTCCACGATATTGGTCCTGTCGAAGCGGCCATCTTTAGAACGCCTGAGGGTACTGTGTTCGTTGATGTGCTTGCAAAGAAGTCTCAGCAAGTCTTGGACAAAAATAAAAAGGACTATGACATTCTCAAATGGGAGGAAGAACTTAGGAGTCAGCTTGAAAAAAAGAAGGGCCAACAGAAGAAGCTAACCCCAGAGGAGAACGCAAAAGTCAATGCTCAACTCAAGAAAGAGAGCCTAATCAGGCAATCTATAACTGAGATCGAGGCAAGGCTTTTGCGGGGCATTGGCATTATCCGAAGCCTTGCCACTGGTCCACCAACAGATGCTGCCCAATGGCTCGGTACTGCAGTTTCACTCTTGATCGGCATTATGGACGCCGGTGCTACTATGATCACTGGTGATGCAGCACCATTGGCTTACATAACTTGCGCAGAGAAGGTTACAGAGCGCCTGGGCTCGATGAGGCCTTTCGTCGGCGTCGCGGCCCTCAGGCTGCGCGGCGTGTCGCTGGCAGAGAACTATCAAgaggaagctgttgaagactTGGTAACAAGAGTTTTGTACCGTTTACGGTTTGCTGGCGAGCAGCGACCTTTCGACTCTGTATCACTCATCTACGCGTTGCCCCTCGTGCTGGAGCTTCTCCGTAAAGGTGGAGTTGGTGATTCGCCCGATGATGCAGATGCTCAGCTAGTATTGGCCATCGAGTTCCTCTCATACCATACAGATGTCTGTAGTGATGAGGCTGTTCCTCGTGCCGAGCTTCTTTCAGTTCTTATCACTTCTATGCAGGCATATGCTCAACATTACAAGCTCCTCAGGGACTGTTTTGCTGATATGTGCCGCTGCATCGCACCAAACATGGACCGTGAGGAGATGGTTATTCTTGCAAAGGGTGCGCTGGTGCCTGAAACTCGAGTCAGATCAACTGTGCTGCAATCTATCAGCGCTGAAGTTGACATGAGCGAGCTTGGCTACTCCGATGAAATCTGGATCGCTGctcatgacgatgaggaagaaaacCAAGATCTCGGTCGCGAGATATGGGAGGAGAGTGGCTTCGAAGTGACGCCGGAGGTGCCACTTAAAATGTTACCTTTCCTCGAGAGCAAAGATGGGCAGTTGCGCCGTGCCGCTGCTCGCTCCCTGGCTGAAGCAGCTAGCTTACATAATGAGTCTTTGGATGCGGTGCTTGACCAGCTCAAAACCACTTATGTCGAGCTTGCCAAGCCCCGGGTTCAGCAGCTCGATGAGTTCGGCATGCCCAAAAAGATGGATCTGTCCGATCCTTGGGAAGGAAGGCAAGGTATCGCTACAGCTTTCAAAGAGATTGCTCCAGTTTTCAAGGTTGATCAGCTGGATCCTTTCTTTGACTTCCTTATCGATGCCGGTCCTCTCGGAGATAAAAACGATGCAGTGAGAGGTGAGATGCTGGATGCTTCGATCACGGCCATCGAAATTCACGGCAAGGGCATCCTTGATGACCTCATGTCAAAATTCGAACAGACCTTGGAACAACCAGACAAGAACAGCGATGCTGCTGACCGCGTCAACGAGGCAGTGATCATTATGTACGGTGCCTTGGCTCGCCATTTGAGCCCTGGTGATCCCAAGATACCTATCGTTATCGACCGTCTCATGGCAACTCTAAGTACGCCCTCGGAGACGGTACAATATGCCATTGCTGAATGTCTGCCTCCCCTGATTCGAGCCTGCCCTGACCAGTCTTCCAAGTACTTTGGTCAAATCATGGAGCAGCTTCTCACTTCTAAAAAGTATGCTGTTCAGCGAGGTTCGGCTTATGGTCTGGCTGGCCTTGTAATGGGCAGGGGTATTGCGGCACTAAGAGAGTACCGAGTTCTCTCAGCTCTCACTGACGCAATGGAAAACAAAAAGGAGGCAAATCAGCGTGAGGCCGCTTTGCTAGCATACGAACTTCTCTCAACTATGCTTGGACGCGTCTTTGAACCTTACGTGATCCAGATTGTGCCCCAGCTGCTGACGGGCTTCGGTGATGCTAACGCGAACGTTCGTGAGGCTTGTCTGGCAGCGGCTAAGTCGTGCTTTGCGAAGCTAAGCTCTTACGGTGTGAAGAGAATCATGCCAACTCTgcttgatggtcttgaagagCAACAGTGGAGGAGCAAGAAGGGTGCTTGTGACCTTCTTGGTGCAATGGCATATCTCGATCCACAGCAGCTCGCCAACAGTCTGCCAGACATCATCCCCCCTCTGACGGGTGTGTTAAACGACAGCCACAAGGAAGTAAGAGCTGCCGCAAACCgaagcttgaagaggttTGGCGAAGTCATCAACAATCCAGAAATTAAATCGTTGGTCGACATTATTCTGAAGGCTCTGAGTGACCCTACAAAGTATACAGATGAAGCTCTGGACTCGCTCATCAAGGTCCAGTTTGTTCATTACCTTGATGCTCCATCTTTGGCATTGGTCACTCGCATTCTGCAGCGTGGTTTGGGCGATCGTTCCAATACCAAGCGCAAGGCAGCTCAGGTAATCGGTAGCTTGGCTCATCTGACCGAAAAGAAGGACGTGGTCATGCATTTGCCGGTACTTGTGGCTGGTCTGAAGATTGCCATTGTCGACCCTGTGCCTACCACTCGAGCGACGGCTTCCAGAGCGTTGGGTTCTTTGGTCGAGAAGCTTGGGGAAGACACACTTCCCGATCTTATTCCTGGTCTGATGCAGACTCTCAAATCAGATACTGGTGCTGGCGATCGATTGGGATCTGCTCAGGCTCTTAGCGAGGTGCTCGCTGGATTGGGAACGACAAGGCTGGAGGAGACTCTTCCCACCATTCTTCAAAATGTCGAATCCTCAAAGCCCGCCGTTCGCGAAGGCTTTATGTCACTTTTTATTTTCCTTCCTGTCTGTTTTGGCAACAGCTTCTCCAATTACTTGGGTCGCATTGTACCACCTATTCTGGCCGGTCTTGCCGACGATGTCGAGTCGATTCGTGAAACCGCACTGCGTGCAGGTCGTCTGCTGGTCAAAAATTTCGCTGCTCGTGCTGTCGATCTCCTCCTTCCAGAACTTGAACGCGGCCTTGCGGACGACAGCTACAGAATCCGACTTAGCTCTGTCGAACTTGTAGGGGAccttctcttcaaccttACAGGTATCAAGGCTGGAACCGAGGCTGAGGACATtgaggaggacgagaacATCAAAGAAGCAGGCGCTTCTTTGAAGGAAACACTCGGAGAGGAGAAGCGGAATAAGATACTTTCTGCACTCTACGTGTGCCGCTGCGATACAGCTGGGGCCGTTCGCTCAGCCGCTATTGCTGTCTGGAAGGTTCTTGTTCACAGCCCCAGAACTCTGAAGGAGCTTGTGCCAACCCTCACACAACTTCTTATCCGTCGCTTGGGAAGTTCCAATATGGAACACAAGGTCATTGCCAGCAATGCCCTGGGAGAACTTATTCGAAAGGCTGGAGACAGTGTTCTCTCCAGTCTTCTTCCCACTTTGGAAGAAGGCCTTCAGACATCTACAGATGTTGACGCTAAGCAGGGTATTTGCTTTGCTCTGAGGGAGCTTATCTCATCTGCTTCACCGGAGGCTCTTGAGGATCACGAAAAGACCCTGATTTCCGTTGTTCGTACCGCACTGACGGATTCTGATGAGAATGTCCGAGAAGCCGCTGCTGAAGCATTTGATTCGCTTCAACAAATCTTTGGCAAGCGAGCAGTTGATCAAgttcttcctttccttctcAACCTATTGCGTTCCGAGGGTGAAGCAGACAATGCTCTGCAGGCACTCCTCACCCTGCTTACTGAGACGACTCGCTCGAATATTATCCTGCCAAACCTCATCCCAACCCTCACGACACCACCCATATCAGCCTTCGATGCCAAGGCTCTTGCCTCTCTGTCCAAGGTTGCTGGACCTGCGATGAACCGTCGCCTCCCCAACATTATCAATTCGCTCATGGATAACGAGATAAATtgtgacgatgatggccttCGTGAAGAGCTGGCGACATCCTTCGACACCGTCGTTCAGTCGATCGACGAATACGATGGTCTGAATACGGTCATGAACGTTCTCCTGCAGCTTCTCAAACACGAGGATCACCGACGCCGAGCGGCTACTGCTCGCCACTTGGGCAACTTTTTTGCCGCTGCCAGCGTGGATTATTCCAGATATAACCAGGATATCATTCGTTCATTGCTTAACTCCTTTGACGACAGGGATGCCGATGTCGTCAAGGCCGCGTGGATGGCTCTCAGCGCATTCACAAAGAAGCTGCGaaaggaggagatggagtCGCTCGTCATTTCCACTCGACAAACTCTTCAGCGTATCGGTGTTGCAGGAGCAAACCTGCGTGGCTTCGAGCTACCGAAGGGTATCAATGCCATTTTACCAATCTTCCTGCAAGGTTTGATGAATGGTACTGCAGACCAAAGAGTTCAAGCTGCTCTGGGTATTTCAGACATCGTTGACAGAACAAGCGAGGCCTCTCTGAAGCCATTTGTTACCCAGATTACTGGTCCCCTGATCCGTGTCGTTTCAGAGCGCGCCACTGAAGTCAAGTCGGCGATCCTTTTGACACTCAATAATCTCCTGGATAAGATGCCTGCAGCACTGAAGCCTTTTCTTCCACAGCTGCAACGTACATTTGCCAAGTCTCTTGCGGACCCATCCAGTGAGACTTTGAGAACACGGGCTGCCAAGGCACTTGGTACTTTGATCAAGTATACGCCCCGTATCGATCCGTTGATTGCTGAGCTAGTCACTGGGTCGAAGACAGCCGATCCTGGTGTCAAGACGGCCATGCTCAAGGCCTTGTATGAAGTTATCAGTAAGGCGGGTGCGAATATGGGTGAGGCGTCACGAGCTTCTGTCTTGTCACTTATCGACATGGATACGGACGAGAGAGATGAGACCATGACCATCACTAATGCCAAGCTGCTGGGGGCTCTCATCAAAAATGTTCCTGAGGAAGCCGCTCATGGTTTATTGAAGAACCGCGTGGCGACCTCGCATTTCACTCATTCATCTGTCCTTGCCCTGAACTCAGTCCTCGTGGAGTCACCAGACGCGCTGCTTCAAAGCCCCTTGGCTGATGACTTGCCCGATTTGCTTTGCCAGGGCGTCACCAACAAGAAT GTATTTGTTGCAGACAATTGCATTCTGGCAACTGGTAAGTACCTGCTATCAGATTCTCCCAAGACATTTGAGACTACAAAGGGAATTTTTGAAGCTCTTGCCTCTGTGATCCAACCTGGCAATGCAACCGACTCACGCAGACTTGCACTGGTTGTCGTTCGTACTGTCAGTCGCAATGATATGGAAATGGTCCGACCTCATATCGCTCTGTTAGCACAACCCATATTTGCCAGTGTTCGCGACCCCGTTATTCCCGTCAAGCTCGCCGCTGAGGCGGCATTTGTGGAGCTTTTCAATGTGGCTGATGAAGAGAGCCGCATTTTCGATAAATTCATGGCTGGTCCAGGAGCAGATCTGccagccaacaccaagaggAGCATGGGAGACTATTTTAAACGTGTTGCCATGAGGCTAGGCTCTCAAGCCCGCGAGAGGCGCGAGGCTGAGGGTGGACAGGGGGGACTGGGACTGTCtaatgatgaagctgaggatgagaaggagatttGGAGTGTGGGAAAAGTTGATGTGGGCAGCGAAGCCTTCTCATAA